The Pogona vitticeps strain Pit_001003342236 chromosome 7, PviZW2.1, whole genome shotgun sequence genome segment cccaattttgtGAGCCACATAAACGGCTCTGGCAAGCTCCCGTCCCTATTTTAACTTCCTGCCttcttgccatagtttactgcaTCACCTTGGGTGTAAATCTTATCGCTTGCTTGGCCTGGTGGATCCGCAGTGATTCTGGGGTCAATTTCGGCTTGGCCATCTTATGGCTCGTCCTTTTCAGCCCTTGCGGATACGTCTGCTGGTTCCGGCCCATTTACAAAGCCTTCAGGTAGAGTGCACTTTATCTGTGTGTGTCTTTAACTGAAATTCCATTCGAGGGCAGGGGCAGGAGCGTTCTGGATCGTGATAAGGTGACTGCTTGGTGTCATATGAAAGCTGgataatcattttttttaaatagcacaaCTCTTTACTGTTGTTTCTTCTAAAAGAAAACATTCCAAATTCTTTGCAAGTGAAAATCTAGCAGTTCAAGGAGGAAAGTTCTAGTTGAATTTCCAACCCTGGTGTGGTAGGTGTCTAACATGCAGGGACTGTTCAAAAAgggtgtttccttttttttctctccctgtctAAAACGGGACAGGCAGCGTGGCTGCCTCGTTCTGCTTCCATGGGTAGAGGACAGATAATTCAGAGCTGATCTCTTAACCTTCTTATTCCGGTAGAGGAATAAGACCCCAATTAAGCCACAGTTCAAAGCGAGGAAGAATCAAAGATTAAGGGAACGACGTCCTTATATGCTTCTGTGGTTTTTAAAGGGTCGTCTCAAGTTAGCATCAGAGTGCAAagaacaacgggggggggggctggatccGGCCCCTCTGTAGCAAACATAAGCTTCAGCAGCCTTGATCCTAATGGGTCACATAATATTCTGCAGGAGTAGAATAGAGGGATAATAAGGGTAGGAGAGGGATATGGGGTAAGTGCCAAGACTCCCTTGGCCACCAGCCGTAAAATGGCATCTGCTAATGGTGATATATGGATGCATACTCAGAAATGCTTCTAAGAATGGGCCCCCGAAGCAGCCGGACCCTTCCTTCCCACTACCAGTGGGGAAGATAACTGCTGTTGATCTTCCTGTTTTGGGGTCTGCTTGTTCTGGATGTTGGGTAGCTCCAGAACCCATGATCCCCTCTTCCTTCCGGTTTGTGACCTCCTGCCATCAAAGGTGGACCGGGCAGCTCTTCGAATAGGAAACTTCCCTGTTTGAAAGAGGTTACTGGACTGTCAAGATTTCTCttggcctctgattttttttgggggggggtgttcttaATTTTTGACTaagcttccccaccccaccggcCCCGTTCCCTGCCCAGCGTACTCGACGGCAATGACTTCCAAGGAGCTGTTTTCCTCGTTAATCCACCCCGCGGGGAGAGCCGGATTACGGTCGGCTCATcctcatctttcttttttaatagccGGAGGAGGGCACCTCTTGTGACGACAGGGAgtcaaaggggggggagaagggggggttAGAGATCTACACTACAGTTACCATAACCCTTCATGCTAGCTGGGGTGGATGGGGTGGATCTAGGCCTCCGGGAGCTGGAGAGGAGTCCAACGTTTGCCCCCGTGGGCTGTGAAACCAGAGGCACCCCTCGGGGAAGGTCCCGGATTGGCAAATCGTCCCTGTTTTGGATCAATGCTAATTTTCCAAAGGGTGGGTTCAGTGTCTCCGTCTCCTCCCTACAGGTCCGACAGTTCTTTCAACTTCATGgccttcttcttcgtcttctccGCCCAGTTCGTCCTGGCGGTCATCCAAGCGATCGGCATCAGCGGGTGGGGAGCATGGTAAGCGGAGTAGCCCCAGTCCCCAGCGGAGGCTGGGCGGTGGCAGCAAATCTCCGATTTTTTACTCCGAACTTTACATTGCTTTCTTCTGTCCcattcttccttccccctccaccccccccacacgGTGCAGCGGCTGGCTGGCTGCCGTGTGGTTCTTCAAAACCAGCATTGGGGCGGCCGTGATTATGCTGTTCCCCGCCATCATGTTCACCTTGTCGGCCCTTGCGATGTTTGTCTGTCTGCTTCGGGTAAGTGATGCTTTTCAGCTCCTGCGAAAGCCCAGGGTTGTGATGATGAGAAGCACAGAGACACTTTTTCCAGGTCCTCCAAAGGGGATCCTccgcttcccttcttctggaatggTGTGCGACTTTTGCTCAAGGCTGCCACTGGCTGGCTCGTCTCttgggagacacagtgaggattcgaactcctaacctcttgACTTTGCCACCcgagaccgaaaccactgagaACTCCCGTCCACTTGGGCTCTAAAATCGCCCATATTCTCCAAAATCGAGTTAGTGTTCAAGGCCAGGAAGGGAGAAATTCCGTTATCCggcaggaactgatttttttcgGTCTCGGGGAGGGTGGTGGACGAAATCCGTTGACTGTCTCTGCTCCCGCCTCCTTTGATCCCGATCCAGGTGCACCGGCTCTACcgtggcggtggcggcagcttCCAGAAAGCCCAGGACGAGTGGCAGAGTGGCGCTTGGAGGAACCCTCCGACCCGGGAGGCCCAGTTCAACAGTTTCTCCGGGAACACCCTCCCGGAATACCCGACGGTGCCGAATTATCCGGGCGGACGCCGGTGGCCCTGATCCTGCCCGGTCAAACAGGCTGCCCCGGAACATTTGTCGGAGCAGTCgtcggggggaaaaaaaaggagaagaaaaggagggataaaattgctcttttttggggggggggtggagtgggaGGAACGATCTGCCTCTGTTTTTCTAAGCCTCCCATCACGGTCCCCGTCCTCCTCTCTGTTGGCCAGATAGTATTTGATCCTTTCTGATTGCAGAAAACCCAGGATTCGTCCCCCTTTTTGTAGGGCCCGCTGGAAATAACAGGGTCGCGGCTGCTGGCTGTGTTTCTCTCATTCGGCCTCGAGGGCTCTGCTGTCTTTATTTATggcctcttctcttttttcctctccaacTTCTGTCCGAAAGATCTCCGGTAGATTTTCTCAAGCAGCGGTTTACTGCCATGTTTTTCTCCACAGGGTTTAGGAGGAGCCACCCAAATGATCTCAAATCTTCATGTCCtggccacctccccccccccccccgctttcttgttttgtttgcttgcttggccACCTTTTCTTTTAATCTCGGGAAGAAGGAATGGCATCATTGGTGCACACCGCCGATCCCGGCTCGTGTTCTCACCATCATTCCTCC includes the following:
- the SCAMP4 gene encoding secretory carrier-associated membrane protein 4 yields the protein MAEKVNNFPPLPKFIPLKPCFYQDFADEIPIEHQTLVRRIYHLWLFYCITLGVNLIACLAWWIRSDSGVNFGLAILWLVLFSPCGYVCWFRPIYKAFRSDSSFNFMAFFFVFSAQFVLAVIQAIGISGWGACGWLAAVWFFKTSIGAAVIMLFPAIMFTLSALAMFVCLLRVHRLYRGGGGSFQKAQDEWQSGAWRNPPTREAQFNSFSGNTLPEYPTVPNYPGGRRWP